The following nucleotide sequence is from Populus nigra chromosome 15, ddPopNigr1.1, whole genome shotgun sequence.
TTCAAGTACtcatgtaaatataaaatatgattgaaATGAAATGGATTAACATTGGTGTAAGTTGTCCTGGTAAATAATTGCATTGTCACTTAAAAAGAGGTAATGATCCCACAAGGAAACTCCATGTGTAGAAGAAATGGTTGTAAATTCTACTGGGAGGTTGAACGGATTCAGaccattaccaaaaaaaataaataaataaataaaatacaccaGCTCGAGGAAGTATATAACACTAAGAAATTATGGGGCATTACAATCAAGTCGTTTTATGATCAGTAGTTGTTGTCTATAATTTCTTTAGTTATGAAAAATggggaaaaaaatcagaattcaTCTCCTATTGAGTTGGTGTGTCGAGTTCTGAAACTTTCTAAAATCATGCCTATGCATCAGagtcttgattatttttttctccactTTAAATGCTTCTCTGTAGCGTTACGTTACAGTACACTAGGGTGGTTTGGTTTGATCATCTTGAAACTCACGAGGCAtaaaatgcaaacaaaaaaattacatacattttttttgctttgcatGATATTGGTAACACAATCCACACCTGTGCATCAAGCTGGTGAGGTAATGAGCACGATAATATTATTGCTCGTTTCTGGCCTTTGTTAACTAGAGTCTTATTGGTTGCATGACTTTTAATGTTTTAGATCGTACAGCGACTCCATCTATCTTCTAATAGCTGGAACACTGGTAAGATCTTCTAATAGCAGTCCCGATTTTGAGACTGGAATTTTCTATGACAAAGAAATGGGTTGCTTAAAGTTGCTGTAAGAGAATTAATGACAATGCAACCACTGGTTCCTCCATAGACTTACAGTAAAGCATGTTTACTTAACATGTGCGTGCGAGATCTTAAACTAGACCTCAAGTCTGCACATACATTTTGCTGATATGGATATAAGCACAAAATTACACAGAAACAGCACAGAACTCAAAGAAACAAAGAACTACTGATCCTGGGTGAATACATCTTTAGCAGTTGAAGCACTTGCTATAATTAGAGTGTAAAAAGTAAAGTATAGACCTCTTGCTCGTCATGATACAAACATCTAAGTAATAGTCACAAGGCCAATGCAATCCTGATTTTGAGGCAGTAATGTTCTACCACTGTCAAAGAAACTGGTTTGCTTAAGGTTTAGGAAGAGCATCAATAACCAGGCAATCATCTAGTGCTTTTATAATATATGACCACAACCAACATCTGCCAACATATTTCAAGACTTTAGATTCATAAACTAATTATTCGGTGAAGCAAATTGAACAACTTTACCATTCCATTTTTAAGAAGTTCCAAAAGAATAAGAGTTCACCATCTTCTTTCAATAGCTGTTAATGTGATTTATTAGAAGTCAATTATGCCAACAAAAAGCATTTGTACTAAGAACTCAAAAGCTCTCAAACCTGAAGCCTGAATATGTGATCTTCTGAGATGAAAATAAGCACATGTAACAAAAATGGCATAGGAGTTGTGGAAGCAAAGAACAGCTAAGCTTGTGATTTGGGTTTCCACGAAAAACAAAGCATCTTTCTGTTGACAAGCAGTCAAAGTTAAATCAGTCAAGGTAGTGGCCACAATTAGAAAACATTTGAGGTAAAACATAAACTAGATCCCTATTGCGCATCAGATAGGCAAGTCATAGAATAAGAAAGGCAGACAGCTACGCCACAAAAATACagattcattaatattttaagcTAGAATCCTCTCTTAAATTTGCAGCTCATAATAATGAAAAGTAGGAGCCAAGTGATCATGTAACCAAACATGAAACAACAATCACAACATCAACAACTAATACAGTTACCTTCTCCGCCACCACATCATGCAAAATAACTCACAACCATGCATCCATAAGAAATAGTTGATATGGTCTTGCAATATAATCACCCAGCCCACTTCAACTAGATCCTTGAATAGCTGAGACCACTCATGAGATAAGACCTTAGAATTTATGAGGATTGGGCAAAAGAACAGTTGATGGAAAAGACACAGACCCATTATTGGGAGCACCCTGGATATTGAGAATCGAAGTAACCAAGTTGTATATCTGGACATTCTCAAAAGATGGCACTTTTCGCCCCCTTGCAAACTGAGGACCATGGCCAACGAAAATTGTCCTCATGGAGAAAAGTGCATTGTCATAACCATGTGCTCCTCCACACTCTTGCCCCTCAGTTCTCTTCTGCTCCACCTTAAAACCCTCATCAAGCATCCCTATTATTGGTGGAATCCTGGCACTTGCTGCATAATGAAGCCTAGAAGGCAGCTTCTCCTTGAGATACATCTTCAAATTCTTTCCATTTTGAACCTTCCCCGACTGCAACCCTTCATTCATCTTTGCAACAACATCAGACGGTGCAAAACCAGGAGGTGGACGAATTGCAAGCAAAGGAGTATAGGACCGAACCCAGTCAGCTGGGATATCGATCCAAGGCGCCAAATCATCCAAAAATATCAACTTTTTATCACATGTACCAACCATTCCATGATCACCAACCATAATTATAGTGACATCCTCAAAAACCCCTCTTTTCTCTAATCCATCAATCAGCTTGCCAATCATCCTATCAATCCCAGCAACAGCCTCAGTAATCTCCGGACCATCAGGTCCCACATTATGGCCCTGATGATCAGGATCCTCAAAATACAACGTCATAAACACAGGAATCTCACTAGCTGgcaaatcaaaataactcaAAACAGTATCTACACGTTCATCAAAAGGAACAGAACCATTATAAAACATACAAAAACCAGGAGGGCAAGTCCAAGATCCTTTATGCACCTCAGAACCAGGCCAAAAATAAGTGGCTGCCTTCAAACCATGATTAGCCACTGTCTCCCAAAGTGGTTCACCAAGCCACCACTTAGGCTCATGACTTGCCATTGTGAAAACCTCTCCAGTTTTTGGATCatcaaaataattgttaataataCCATGATGAGCAGGGTAAAGGCCAGTAACAATAGAGTAGTGATTAGGGAAAGTAAGAGTAGGGAAAACAGGAATCAAACCAGTTTCAGCTTCAGTCCCGTTAACAATCAGACGATGAATATTTGGAGTATGGGTCTTGAACTGGTAACCAAACCTGAACCCGTCAGATGAAATCAAGAGA
It contains:
- the LOC133674488 gene encoding uncharacterized protein LOC133674488 — encoded protein: MGSDSVSTSTKPPQEGDPSASLLSFNAGSLSYPSNPHQKNTANSVIFTSLILVTCIALSAASAFAFLFFSSSSVPLTDTSSASLQTTSRSLTKLNHPVVLLISSDGFRFGYQFKTHTPNIHRLIVNGTEAETGLIPVFPTLTFPNHYSIVTGLYPAHHGIINNYFDDPKTGEVFTMASHEPKWWLGEPLWETVANHGLKAATYFWPGSEVHKGSWTCPPGFCMFYNGSVPFDERVDTVLSYFDLPASEIPVFMTLYFEDPDHQGHNVGPDGPEITEAVAGIDRMIGKLIDGLEKRGVFEDVTIIMVGDHGMVGTCDKKLIFLDDLAPWIDIPADWVRSYTPLLAIRPPPGFAPSDVVAKMNEGLQSGKVQNGKNLKMYLKEKLPSRLHYAASARIPPIIGMLDEGFKVEQKRTEGQECGGAHGYDNALFSMRTIFVGHGPQFARGRKVPSFENVQIYNLVTSILNIQGAPNNGSVSFPSTVLLPNPHKF